A single window of Acinetobacter wuhouensis DNA harbors:
- a CDS encoding acyl-CoA dehydrogenase family protein, with amino-acid sequence MNTAQLGTTTAWKTHEISNQFDELQNYNLFSTDQVLQEILQRYGSQDQQTLAEFGEIVGSAEYYQYADLANRHTPELHSFDARGRRKDFLEFHPAWHKWMGLNRQFHTHAYPFSDAQNQSQSTSKWVDWAARFFLSGQVECGNLCPNSMTLGSIPLIQNEPELWAKIGEKLLSNEYDERDIPIAQKKSIWMGMGMTEKQGGSDVRANETVAVPVAESGRGKAYLLTGHKWFFSAPMCDAHLVVAKTEQDGLACFFVPRWLEDGTKNNIHVQRLKDKVGNRSNSSSEVEFKNAWGIMIGEAGRGIPTIIEMANYTRLTCSVGSSAMLRQALVQCVAYTRQRKAFGKHLAEQPLMQGVLADLALETEAAMQLSFHLAHCYEQDDEMSLAWKRIMTPASKFWVCKRAVELTGEMMEVFGGNGYVDTGIMARIFKEAPVNTIWEGSGNVMCLDVLRAIQRDRESIEVLFQSFAKVASSDAVLQNELQSLFKLFSSLQADEMQFMARSLVSRLVILAQAILLKQYAPDFVSDAFIATRYSEFHGRVVGMVDAKAVDVERLLQRALAS; translated from the coding sequence ATGAACACAGCACAACTTGGAACAACTACAGCATGGAAAACCCATGAGATCAGCAACCAATTTGATGAATTGCAAAACTATAATTTATTCAGCACTGATCAAGTCCTACAAGAAATATTACAACGCTATGGCAGTCAAGATCAGCAGACTTTAGCTGAGTTTGGAGAGATTGTCGGTTCAGCAGAATATTATCAATATGCAGACCTAGCCAATCGTCATACACCTGAATTACATAGTTTTGATGCACGTGGTCGCCGTAAAGATTTTCTGGAATTTCACCCTGCATGGCATAAATGGATGGGCTTGAATCGTCAGTTCCATACCCATGCTTATCCATTTAGTGATGCACAAAATCAGTCACAATCGACCTCAAAATGGGTGGATTGGGCAGCACGCTTCTTCTTAAGTGGACAGGTCGAATGTGGCAATTTATGTCCAAACTCAATGACTTTAGGTAGTATTCCACTGATTCAGAATGAACCTGAGCTTTGGGCAAAAATCGGTGAAAAATTACTGTCCAATGAATATGATGAACGTGACATTCCTATTGCTCAAAAAAAATCCATCTGGATGGGCATGGGCATGACGGAAAAGCAGGGCGGTTCAGATGTCCGTGCCAATGAAACTGTTGCAGTTCCTGTGGCGGAATCAGGTCGTGGCAAAGCCTATTTGCTGACAGGGCATAAATGGTTTTTCTCTGCGCCAATGTGTGATGCACATTTGGTGGTGGCGAAAACTGAACAAGATGGTTTGGCGTGTTTCTTTGTACCGCGTTGGCTGGAAGATGGCACGAAAAACAATATTCACGTGCAACGTCTAAAAGACAAAGTTGGCAATCGCAGTAACTCAAGTTCAGAAGTCGAATTTAAAAATGCGTGGGGCATTATGATCGGTGAGGCAGGGCGTGGTATTCCGACCATTATTGAAATGGCGAATTACACCCGTTTGACTTGCTCGGTGGGTTCAAGTGCGATGCTACGTCAGGCATTGGTGCAGTGCGTTGCCTATACCCGTCAGCGTAAAGCTTTCGGAAAGCATTTAGCTGAACAACCTTTAATGCAAGGGGTACTCGCGGATTTAGCATTGGAAACCGAAGCAGCAATGCAACTGAGTTTTCATCTCGCACATTGTTATGAGCAAGATGATGAAATGTCGTTGGCATGGAAACGCATCATGACCCCTGCATCTAAATTTTGGGTATGTAAACGTGCTGTGGAACTGACGGGCGAAATGATGGAAGTCTTCGGTGGTAATGGTTATGTGGACACAGGCATCATGGCTCGCATTTTTAAAGAAGCGCCTGTAAACACCATTTGGGAAGGTTCGGGCAATGTCATGTGTTTAGATGTATTACGTGCGATTCAACGTGATCGTGAGTCCATCGAAGTCCTGTTCCAATCATTCGCCAAAGTGGCTTCAAGTGATGCTGTTTTACAGAATGAATTGCAGTCTTTGTTTAAATTATTCAGCAGTTTACAAGCCGATGAAATGCAGTTTATGGCACGTAGTCTGGTGAGTCGTTTGGTGATTTTGGCACAAGCGATTTTACTGAAACAGTATGCACCTGATTTTGTCTCTGATGCATTTATCGCAACACGTTATAGTGAATTCCATGGACGGGTCGTGGGAATGGTGGATGCAAAAGCAGTGGATGTGGAACGACTGTTGCAAAGGGCTTTGGCGAGTTGA